Proteins co-encoded in one Coregonus clupeaformis isolate EN_2021a chromosome 17, ASM2061545v1, whole genome shotgun sequence genomic window:
- the LOC121543110 gene encoding nestin isoform X4 produces the protein MELHNIRHHHSHRTDDKLQMLNLNQRLETYLGRVRLLEEENKLLCQEIQALRGSGQGGRMGLEDKLSLARQEVEEAWREKDRVELELGSLGEELQALGLQRQWEADAHGEVKKKLADSRKEMEEERRAQIWLREKAHLEVLEMEKGALGDQIDTLLIESRGLLQLKMSLGMEVATYRALLDNESLMGDFSSTNQLRSTYMSDGVPSSRGVKQSFKTQLATSHIISPISTIHGASPRSNVTMMSASPIWTQNRVTLNETPESCRKTEERQVDFGIGSNRQVSWSTPYAKVPQDGISVDHFRPQDVHEEVNYAEPLSPPTEEAGADVVSWLGSDHKEQSMWDMEKEEEDQNIVRTWVAEEKPVMESTMSHQVETSFSMPTVFSTHAQELYSPSVSYERAHSTGSVTGAHSGCSANNDNDVRFEMFSEKEEPLLDLNASEERDLETARKDAEWVGNEGLESETASVLEQAFETFTSSQAFEYGVGKSGYNKPIEFNQEDNMSYESAQASHGSDEAFHHVKRVEEDVINLTKEDDENDMSNKDEEQSEAELHPYGYGKDNWERLGGFNKEHDMTERIDEFNQEENISYESAQASHWSEEVFHHVERVEEGDIHFRKGDDENDMFNKREEQYALHPNGDVMDEWDRVEGYNEENGIRERTDDWKEGKDHMKAEEMRNNRETQPNRSDQEYIPSGGEKLNQSEQKHIPSGREKLNISDKEDDDEANYSQNTSVLWRAELEGNSYSQDNTLADTHPLIRYKSDETDTNTQASHMGESDSSDGEEDREVGQTATGTWGEGKSKQFDTMEDLYEESEGDVIDQESNMGSTHTEDMDASQTKEHATQENNEENAVDQLIQKAEEEQSYEELTEPGEYSIMCSDEDYNEEIIDRLVEQELENLSISSYNEHFTGQMIESESVLSLQIESHTELSQTQDMLYSEEVEQIHSERLNQTEQKHITSGGEKLNQSEPGYITSGGEKRNIYEQEHIPSDGEKLHLSESEYIPSGGEKLNQSEQENIPLGGEKLNQSEHEYITSGGEKLNLYEQEHIPSDGEKMNESEPENIPLGGEKMNQSEQEYITSGGEKLNIYEQEHIPSDREKMNQSEQEHIPSGGEKLNQSESEYIPSNREKMNQSEPENIPLGGEKLNQSESEYIPSNREKMNQSEPENIPLGGEKLNQSEHEYITSGGEKLNQSEKEHIPLGGEKLNQSEQEHIPLGGEKLNLYEQEHIPSDGEKMNQSEPECIPSGGEKLNKSEQEHIPSGGEKLNQSEQEYIPSGGEKLNQSEQQYIPSGGEKLNQSEPEYIPSGGEKLNQSEPEYIPSGGEKLNQSEPEYIPSGGEKLNKSEQENIPLRGEKLNQSESEYIPSNREKMNQSEPENIPLGGEKLNQSEHEYITSGGEKLNQSEKEHIPLGGEKLNQSEQEHIPLGGEKLNLYEQEHIPSDGEKMNQSEPECIPSGGEKLNKSEQEHIPSGGEKLNQSEQEYIPSGGEKLNQSEQQCIPSGGEKLNQSEPEYIPSGGEKLNQSEPEYIPSGGEKLNQSEPEYIPSGGEKLNQSEPEYIPSGGEKRNKSEQEHIPSNGEKLNQSEQENIPLRGEKLKQSEQENIPLGGEKLNQSEQEYIPSGGEKLNQSEQENIPLGGEKLNLYEQEHIPSDEEKMNQSEPECIPSKGEKMNQSEPEYIPLGREKLNQSEQQYIPSGGEKLNQYEQDHIPSGGEKLNQSEQEYIPSGGEKLNQSEQQYIPSGGEKLNQSKQEHIPSGGEKLNQSEQECISSEVMYSVHSTILMTSEHTSLRESSVEMSKAEYLAQGKVFSRGLGTEVVPDKIGEDDQKLSMLTHADFTESHSIHSSLNSRLESQTNMNNLDIEESNSIDDESPNASQYLQPVTKANLTADQKDLLDVAVSHYEDCNALIEHSLEEVTSNQASHECLQTDEWEVLESPNKHLESGDPFAGHKRDSERSSKTDSKGRDLHSFLSSGVHNNFWGSNLETGAPYQPDEPYDHVTELPNQNLDLADNLSWVDLENPQAANWNTKMDSDTPKASTLEEEDKQMPPQVKQLVCREVVEGVNVTSEGSEDEGDSWSSGEE, from the exons atggAGCTCCACAACATCCGACACCACCACAGCCACCGGACCGACGACAAGCTCCAGATGCTGAACCTCAACCAACGCCTGGAGACCTACCTGGGCCGAGTGAGGCTGCTGGAGGAGGAGAACAAGCTACTATGTCAGGAGATCCAGGCCCTGAGAGGCAGCGGCCAGGGGGGGCGGATGGGCCTGGAGGACAAGCTGAGCCTGGCCAGGCAGGAGGTGGAGGAAGCCTGGAGGGAGAAGGACCGGGTGGAGCTGGAGCTAGGGAGCCTGGGTGAGGAGCTCCAAGCCCTGGGGCTGCAGAGACAGTGGGAGGCGGACGCCCATGGGGAGGTGAAGAAGAAGCTGGCAGACAgcaggaaggagatggaggaggagaggagggctcaGATCTGGTTAAGAGAGAAG GCCCATCTGGAGGTGTTGGAGATGGAGAAGGGGGCTCTGGGAGATCAGATTGACACTCTCCTGATAGAAAGTAGGGGTCTGCTGCAGCTGAAGATGTCTCTAGGCATGGAGGTGGCCACATACAG AGCTTTACTGGACAATGAAAGTCTGATGGGGGATTTCTCTTCAACAAATCAGCTAAGGAGTACCTACATGTCTG ATGGAGTGCCCAGCTCTCGAGGGGTTAAGCAAAGCTTCAAGACACAGCTGGCTACCAGTCACATTATCAGTCCTATCTCTACCATCCATGGAGCAAGCCCACGATCCAATGTAACAATGATGTCCGCATCACCAATCTGGACTCAAAATCGGGTAACCCTCAATGAAACACCTGAGAGTTGTCGAAAGACAGAGGAAAGGCAGGTTGACTTTGGCATAGGGTCCAACCGGCAGGTAAGTTGGTCAACACCTTACGCCAAAGTACCACAGGACGGAATATCAGTCGACCACTTCAGACCCCAAGATGTCCATGAAGAAGTCAACTATGCTGAACCTCTCTCACCTCCCACTGAAGAGGCAGGAGCTGATGTTGTATCTTGGCTTGGATCTGACCATAAGGAACAATCCATGTGGGATAtggaaaaggaggaagaggatcAGAACATAGTCAGAACCTGGGTTGCTGAAGAGAAACCAGTTATGGAATCTACCATGAGCCACCAGGTTGAGACCAGCTTCAGTATGCCAACTGTGTTCAGCACTCATGCTCAAGAGCTCTACAGCCCTTCAGTGAGCTATGAGAGAGCACATTCTACTGGTTCAGTGACAGGGGCACATTCTGGTTGCTCAGCGAATAATGATAATGATGTACGTTTTGAAATGTTTTCTGAAAAAGAGGAACCTCTACTAGATCTGAATGCATCGGAGGAAAGAGATCTTGAAACAGCAAGGAAAGATGCTGAATGGGTGGGAAATGAAGGCTTGGAATCTGAAACTGCATCAGTGCTAGAACAAGCATTTGAGACATTCACAAGCAGTCAAGCTTTTGAGTATGGGGTGGGGAAAAGTGGTTACAACAAGCCAATAGAGTTCAATCAAGAGGACAATATGTCATATGAATCTGCTCAAGCATCCCACGGTTCAGACGAGGCCTTTCACCATGTTAAAAGAGTGGAGGAAGATGTTATTAATCTCACAAAAGAGGATGATGAAAATGATATGTCTAACAAAGATGAGGAGCAATCGGAAGCTGAATTGCACCCCTATGGGTATGGTAAGGATAATTGGGAAAGACTGGGAGGGTTCAATAAGGAACATGATATGACAGAAAGAATCGATGAGTTCAACCAAGAGGAGAATATCTCATATGAATCTGCTCAAGCTTCTCACTGGTCAGAAGAGGTATTTCACCATGTTGAAAGAGTGGAGGAAGGTGATATACATTTCAGAAAAGGGGATGATGAAAATGATATGTTTAATAAACGTGAGGAACAATATGCATTGCACCCCAATGGGGATGTAATGGATGAATGGGATAGAGTGGAAGGGTACAATGAGGAGAATGGAATTAGAGAAAGAACGGATGATTGGAAAGAAGGAAAGGATCACATGAAAGCGGAAGAGATGAGGAATAACAGAGAAACCCAACCCAATCGGTCTGATCAAGAGTATATACCATCAGGCGGAGAGAAACTGAATCAGTCTGAGCAAAAGCATATACCTTCAGGCAGAGAGAAACTGAATATATCTGACaaagaggatgatgatgaggcAAACTACTCTCAAAATACTTCTGTTTTATGGAGGGCTGAGCTAGAAGGAAACAGCTACTCTCAGGACAACACACTGGCCGACACACACCCCCTGATCCGTTACAAGAGCGACGAGACAGataccaacactcaggcttcacACATGGGCGAAAGTGACTCCAGTGATGGTGAAGAGGACAGGGAGGTTGGCCAGACAGCAACAGGCACCTGGGGCGAAGGCAAGTCCAAACAGTTTGACACCATGGAAGATCTGTATGAAGAGTCAGAAGGGGATGTCATAGATCAGGAAAGTAACATGGGCTCCACTCACACAGAGGACATGGATGCTAGCCAAACAAAGGAGCATGCTACACAGGAGAACAATGAGGAGAATGCTGTAGATCAGTTGATTCAGAAGGCAGAAGAGGAGCAATCCTATGAGGAACTTACAGAACCTGGAGAGTACTCCATTATGTGCTCTGATGAGGACTATAATGAAGAAATAATTGATAGATTGGTGGAGCAAGAGTTAGAGAATTTATCTATATCCAGTTACAATGAACACTTTACTGGGCAGATGATTGAGAGCGAGTCAGTACTGAGTCTTCAAATTGAGTCTCACACTGAACTTTCCCAGACACAAGACATGTTATACAGTGAGGAGGTAGAGCAGATACACTCAGAGAGACTGAATCAAACTGAGCAAAAGCATATAACCTCAGGCGGCGAGAAACTGAATCAATCTGAGCCAGGGTATATAACTTCAGGCGGAGAGAAACGGAATATATATGAGCAAGAACACATACCCTCAGACGGAGAGAAACTGCATCTATCCGAATCAGAGTATATACCTTCAGGCGGAGAGAAACTGAATCAATCCGAGCAAGAGAATATACCTTTAGGCGGAGAGAAACTGAATCAATCTGAACATGAGTATATAACTTCAGGTGGAGAGAAACTGAATCTATATGAGCAAGAACACATACCCTCAGACGGAGAGAAAATGAATGAATCAGAGCCAGAGAATATACCTTTAGGCGGAGAGAAAATGAATCAATCTGAACAAGAGTATATAACTTCAGGCGGAGAGAAACTGAATATATATGAGCAAGAACATATACcctcagacagagagaaaatGAATCAATCTGAGCAAGAGCATATACCTTCAGGCGGGGAGAAACTGAATCAATCCGAGTCAGAGTATATACCTTCAAACAGAGAGAAAATGAATCAATCCGAGCCAGAGAATATACCTTTAGGTGGAGAGAAACTGAATCAATCCGAGTCAGAGTATATACCTTCAAACAGAGAGAAAATGAATCAATCCGAGCCAGAGAATATACCTTTAGGTGGAGAGAAACTGAATCAATCTGAACATGAGTATATAACTTCAGGTGGAGAGAAACTGAATCAATCTGAAAAAGAGCATATACCTTTAGGCGGAGAAAAACTGAATCAATCTGAACAAGAGCATATACCTTTAGGTGGAGAGAAACTGAATCTATATGAGCAAGAACACATACCCTCAGACGGAGAGAAAATGAATCAATCTGAGCCTGAGTGTATACCTTCAGGCGGAGAGAAACTGAATAAATCAGAGCAAGAGCATATACCTTCAGGCGGAGAGAAACTGAATCAATCTGAACAAGAGTATATACCCTCAGGTGGAGAGAAACTGAATCAATCTGAACAGCAGTACATACCTTCAGGTGGAGAGAAACTGAATCAATCCGAGCCCGAGTATATACCTTCAGGTGGAGAGAAACTGAATCAATCCGAGCCCGAGTATATACCTTCAGGTGGAGAGAAACTGAATCAATCCGAGCCCGAGTATATACCTTCAGGCGGAGAGAAACTGAATAAATCTGAGCAAGAGAATATACCTTTACGCGGAGAGAAACTGAATCAATCCGAGTCAGAGTATATACCTTCAAACAGAGAGAAAATGAATCAATCCGAGCCAGAGAATATACCTTTAGGTGGAGAGAAACTGAATCAATCTGAACATGAGTATATAACTTCAGGTGGAGAGAAACTGAATCAATCTGAAAAAGAGCATATACCTTTAGGCGGAGAAAAACTGAATCAATCTGAACAAGAGCATATACCTTTAGGTGGAGAGAAACTGAATCTATATGAGCAAGAACACATACCCTCAGACGGAGAGAAAATGAATCAATCTGAGCCTGAGTGTATACCTTCAGGTGGAGAGAAACTGAATAAATCAGAGCAAGAGCATATACCTTCAGGCGGAGAGAAACTGAATCAATCTGAACAAGAGTATATACCCTCAGGTGGAGAGAAACTGAATCAATCTGAACAGCAGTGCATACCTTCAGGTGGAGAGAAACTGAATCAATCCGAGCCCGAGTATATACCTTCAGGTGGAGAGAAACTGAATCAATCCGAGCCCGAGTATATACCTTCAGGTGGAGAGAAACTGAATCAATCCGAGCCCGAGTATATACCTTCAGGTGGAGAGAAACTGAATCAATCCGAGCCCGAGTATATACCTTCAGGCGGAGAGAAACGGAATAAATCTGAGCAAGAGCATATACCTTCAAATGGAGAAAAACTGAATCAATCCGAGCAAGAGAATATACCTTTACGCGGAGAGAAACTGAAACAATCCGAGCAAGAGAATATCCCATTAGGCGGAGAGAAACTGAATCAATCTGAACAAGAGTATATACCCTCAGGCGGAGAGAAACTGAATCAATCTGAGCAAGAGAATATACCTTTAGGTGGAGAGAAACTAAATCTATATGAGCAAGAACACATACCCTCAGACGAAGAGAAAATGAATCAATCTGAGCCTGAGTGTATACCTTCAAAGGGAGAGAAAATGAATCAATCTGAGCCAGAGTATATACCATTAGGCAGAGAGAAACTGAATCAATCTGAACAGCAGTACATACCTTCAGGCGGAGAGAAACTGAATCAGTATGAGCAAGACCATATACCTTCAGGTGGAGAAAAACTGAATCAATCCGAGCAAGAGTATATACCTTCAGGTGGAGAGAAACTGAATCAATCTGAACAGCAGTACATACCTTCAGGCGGAGAGAAACTGAATCAGTCTAAGCAAGAGCATATACCTTCAGGTGGAGAGAAACTGAATCAGTCTGAGCAAGAGTGTATTTCCTCAGAGGTTATGTATTCGGTGCACTCTACGATTCTAATGACATCTGAACACACATCTCTTAGAGAAAGTTCAGTAGAAATGTCCAAAGCAGAATATTTGGCTCAAGGTAAGGTCTTCAGTAGGGGACTGGGAACTGAAGTTGTACCAGACAAAATAGGAGAGGATGACCAGAAGCTTTCTATGCTGACTCATGCAGACTTCACTGAAAGCCATTCTATCCACAGCAGTTTAAATAGCAGGCTTGAGAGTCAAACCAACATGAACAACTTGGATATAGAAGAGTCCAACAGCATAGATGATGAGTCGCCAAATGCAAGCCAGTATTTGCAACCTGTCACCAAAGCAAATCTAACTGCAGATCAGAAAGACTTGTTAGATGTGGCGGTCTCCCACTAT